Within the Plasmodium relictum strain SGS1 genome assembly, chromosome: 12 genome, the region ATAAAGCataatgaattattaaaaaaattaaatccaaatttttattttccagAATATTTTGAACTAAAAAAATGGCATTCCAAATTTGATTTTAAGGAAATTATATTCCCGAAAGTTACATTAGAAGAAAACAAAATGCTTGCTCAATTATCACATACTCCTCAAGAAAGTAATGCAGATGATTTTATAGTCATTCAAGATAGCCCTATAAAATGTGCTacaaatgatttaaaaaaaaatggaacaTTTAttgaagaaatagaaaaagaaaggaCTAGAACACCTTTgggaaaaaatagaaaaaaaactaattttATAGGGTCCTTTGCAAGTGTGTATAATCAAGATgctccaaaaaaaaaagaaacaaaaaatatgaagCAAATTAGAGAAGAagctaataaaaaaaaaattattaaagaaattaaaacaGAACTTGATAAAgaatatgaaatattattagaggaaaaaaaaaaattggaaaaTGCAAAATGGATTGCTGAAATAATTCATGATATGTTTATTGTTGAAGGAACTCAAACAGTATTAGAATTAAACactttatcaaaaaaaatagcaGATAAgtataaaagtaataaaagttttcagatggatgaaataaaaattagtgAATTAATAGAATTGTTACCAAAATACGTAACtagtattaatataaaacCAAGTTTGATGAATAAGGATAAAAAGAATGTATCAGTTAAATCAAGGAAAAGTCTTTGTAACTTCTTAGAGCCTATTTCCAAAAAAATTAGTGAAATTTCGAAAAAGtatgaagaattaaaaaataataaagaaaatagatTAAATGAATTATGGATAAAACATAATGTAAAATATGAACTTactgaaaatattaaaaactaTGTTTTAAACCCAGGATCCATTACTGTTTCtgatttataattttattaatagtaaattttcttttaaaattttttgtaatatataaaaaaatatcataaaaaaatctTATTTATAGAgttaataacaataaataaGTTAATATGCAGAagctttaaatatatattcaattctttacattttatagatttattttttttttaagaatagtaattaaacaaaaaaatagataaatgatattttcatatgattttttataaaaatttaaattataactatttgttatatattactattttattacatgatttatatatactaatatgtatatttttacaaataaaaaatttctatGTTATTTATTCCATAATGTTTATTttagaattatatatatatatgattttattattttattttattttattttattttttttttttttcatttgcaATCATTTAGTGcatttgaaaaaatttactaatttatttttcatttttttgcATATATTGCATAAAGGAATgtgtttatttattttttttaattttcttttttaaattatttaaaatattattttttatattataaattattatattttaataagaaaCAATAAGAGAATTATTTCCTTTGATCTATATATTagacatatttatatatataataatactaatatttttttttttttcatagtttttagtatttatttaaaacttttttttataatttttttaatagatttttctttatttagtTTATATAAGAGggaatatatgtatttaattGACCTAGTATACTTctgtaaatatattttatatagcataaacataatatatatatatatatatatatatatatatatatatatatatatatatattttaatatttatgtgCTACTTTTTTGattgttatttatttttacatagcAGAAgcaaaatattttacattaCTTATTATAGTTAAGtgatattcatttttttttttttttttataaccgAATAactatataagaaaaaaaaaaatttattcttaataacaaatattaaaaaaaaaaaaatagaatagtatataaataaaaaaatttttagttaAAGTATTTAGTTCGGATacatacataaatattagaAAGTTGCAATTCAATGCATAATTTGTGCTCTAATTCCTAGTTATTTCTAGTAGTatgcttttattttatataactcTTAAATGTTTATGCATACATTtacttttcattttaattattaatttttgcgaatttttattataactacttttttttatcttttctatttttgaataacttttaaaattttatattttaataaggtgcttatcaaaaaaaaaaaaaaaaatgtgcaTTTATATTTGTCTCTATAAATACACAAATGAAGAATAAAGctctaaaaaatattaatagcAACCATTAAAAAACAAGAGCAAAAATTacaaaacattttttttatataagttatttttattatattataaaaaaacaaaaaattctATTTAGTTCTCACAAATTAATGCACTTTGCAAGTTATAAagttaataatatcttttaaaaatatgaaaacgctcaaataaaaatgaattagtGCTAAACATATTAATtagtttatataaaatattcaatTCATTTtgcaaaacaaaaaaaaaatttataacaaaagtgaaagatataaaaaaatgcaaaggaggcaataaaatttaaaagaaataaatgtaaatatgaaaaattatacttAAATTTCaaaagcatatatatatgaacttaattttaatttattgtaaacatattaaaaaaaaaatgttacaaatattaaaagcattaatattcatttttttggttcattatattttattgtattttatatatttataaagaaatttttttttatttttttattttttaataataaagaagttAACTTGAAAAAGTTCTATTCTTTCTTTGCATAGAAACTATAAGTCTTCCAGAAAAAGAAGTCAATGTTTGTAAATCATAAGAAATTAAGTAAAAATCTGaatgatttaaaatttctatttcttctttaataGTTTTCAATTGAACGGGTAATAAAAACACTAACATACCGTTATCAACTAATGTGTGGGATgcaatatttaataaatctttTATAGCTGCGGCACATCTGTaattaattgtttttttattcaatgtattttttctttctaattcattttcattgTTATTTATAATTGCACTATTTTCATTgaattcattattatttataatatctcCTTTATTTTTTGCATTACTGGAATTTTTTACACTTGTTCTAATAGTTGCTCTATTTCCATAAGGTGGATCAGTAACTATTGCATCGACCCATGGTTTATGGAAAAAATTCCAGATTGGCTTTGAATTATCAGATACTAAAATATCAGGCATATTTAAATTGTAgtgtaaaaaattttgaaaaatattttttttgtcattTTGATGTTCGATATGTGGATTTAAATATGATAATCTATAACCCTTCAATAATCTTATGTCAATATCATTGCCTATACAAATTGCATTAAAGATAGAGCATGATACTAATAACCCACCTGATCCTACAAAAGGATCTAATACAATGTGaccattttttatttttgctaTATTACACATTATAAATGCCAATTCATTGTCGGTAGTAGTAGGTCCTAATATTGGCCTTTTATTTAAGGCATAATTTTTCCACCATGAAATTTTTGGTTTTTCAGTTGTTTTTTCATATGTATTAAAAATGGAATTTTGATATTTTCTTAGTACAATGCATTTAccaaaatatactttttttaaaatctttgaattttttttatcgtaTTCTTCAAATAATGCAATGTGCACATCTGGGTTTATTAAATCAATATCTCTAAActcatcaaaaaaaattttaaaataatccatctttttttttttatcaatttgATTTACCACTTTACCAAAAGAATTAAAGTAAAAGCACcactttttatttcttaaattattttcaaaaaggTGCTTTTTTGtagttaaattttttaataaatcatcaTATGAGTTCCCTTCACCCCATAAGTCAACAACTCCCTTAATTAAAATACTTCTAGATAGTACATTTTTCCATAATTCTTCTTCTgttatatttacttttaaaaaaacctCGCCTTTATAATTGTTTTCCTTTTCATTTAACCACAACTCCTTTCTTTTATCACAAAATATTTCCAATAATGATTTTAACTCACTAATTTTACAATCATCATATCTATTATGGCTCCTAAACCAAATAAGATATgacatatttattaatttttattctatttatcacatattttttttcatacacTAATTATATCTTAtatacaaaagaaaaaaaaaatatacatataaaaacaaaataaataaaaaaattacaaagagATAATAAgcaaatatatatctttaattctttttttttttttttacattatatttttcttttattttataatgaaaaaaaaaatttttttccttaaaatgtaataaatttaatattttattatagtaattatatatatatatatatatatatatatatatatatatatatataaatatatgcgCATATATGTATGTTTTATATAGCACCTcataattctatttttttgcAATATTTAATGATCTCATATTCTACTATCATTGGATATTATTTCGTATTACCTTccaatttaatttttttttccttttttgttGTTCACTTTCATCAAAATCATTAAAGTCATATGATGCACACATgcattttgaaaaaaaaaaaaatattaagtgAACAATTAAGAAtgaaaggaaaaaatatcaaaattgATTGATacatgtaataaaaaaaaatatttttcttaaattaaatatattcaactcaaaaaaaacaaattaatattttttttaataatatgcACAATTTATGTTTCCATtagataaaagaaaataatatatctagaaaaattaataaaataaatattaacaaaaattttttaaattattattttttatttattattatgaaaaacaAGGCAAAATAATGtgaaattataaagaaaatacaCGCTACgatgaaataattaaaattaatcaTTGTATGCGTACTACGGGGTaagcaataaaaaaaaaaaaaatacagcTAAATCagtaatattatatatggaATAATTAAATGCTACAAAAGCTGTTTTATTTAAAGCACTGTATAACTTCTagatatgtattttttttacttattatttttttaataacacatttttatttacttttcgTTTGTCCAATCATGTTATCATGAGTTTTATAAATTGTacataattaattttttaattttaaaaaataatattaggcacaataaataaaataatttaaaagtgtttttaattattttattcacATATATGCATatctttttgttttattgtGAAATGTTATAAATTTCTAGATTTTGAAATatcaaattttaaaaaatttaaatgtttatataaataaatttacatGAATACATGAAAATACagaaaacatatatatatatatatatatatatatatatatgcatactTATAAAGATACATAacaatacataaatatatgtatttatatatcattttaatGCAAGATCTAAAGATATATCATTAAATActacatatatatgtattaaatTGAAATGCTAAAAATGCTTGCaccatattaaaaaatacgtatgcatatatatatataaacattaatatcataaaatacaaaaaaaaaaaaaaataaataaataaatatttctagGAGGGTATGATTAAAAACTAAATAGTTTAACAaaactattatattttactgtatttttttttttttaaatttaaaatataaaaattaatataatggtttttatttaaatatgcaCCCTCtcaaaatatatgaattataattatttatgtgtttttttttaagatttttttaaaaaaacagaaATGTGTACtctaaaaaattgaaaacgATATATTATTTGTTGTTTTAAATCGTTAATGTATCTTTGTCCAAATTTTTAGATGTtgcttctttttttctttttttttaatttgatgtcgcattcattttttttaatttattaaagagAGAAAAGaagtataa harbors:
- a CDS encoding tRNA guanosine-2'-O-methyltransferase, putative, whose product is MSYLIWFRSHNRYDDCKISELKSLLEIFCDKRKELWLNEKENNYKGEVFLKVNITEEELWKNVLSRSILIKGVVDLWGEGNSYDDLLKNLTTKKHLFENNLRNKKWCFYFNSFGKVVNQIDKKKKMDYFKIFFDEFRDIDLINPDVHIALFEEYDKKNSKILKKVYFGKCIVLRKYQNSIFNTYEKTTEKPKISWWKNYALNKRPILGPTTTDNELAFIMCNIAKIKNGHIVLDPFVGSGGLLVSCSIFNAICIGNDIDIRLLKGYRLSYLNPHIEHQNDKKNIFQNFLHYNLNMPDILVSDNSKPIWNFFHKPWVDAIVTDPPYGNRATIRTSVKNSSNAKNKGDIINNNEFNENSAIINNNENELERKNTLNKKTINYRCAAAIKDLLNIASHTLVDNGMLVFLLPVQLKTIKEEIEILNHSDFYLISYDLQTLTSFSGRLIVSMQRKNRTFSS